The region TTCTGCCGGCACGCATTGCAATCGATTTCAGACTGACAGCCGATCAATAAACCATAGGAGAGATGATGGCAAACCCTGCGCCGCACGTCTACAAGACGCTTCCGAGCTTCAGCCAGATGTTGAGCAATTATCCGCATGAGGGCGGCCCTGAGGTTCCGAAGACGCTGATCGGGGGCGACGTGAATGCGGCGTGGATCACGGATACGTGCGCGATCCGGATGAGCCGTGCGTTGAACTACTCGGGGTTTCCCATCCCGGCGCAAGGCCACTCAAAGATGTATGTGGTCAAGGGCGGCGACGGTATGTGGTATGCGATCCGGGTGGCTGAACTGAAGGCTTGGCTGCAGGCGAAGTTAGGACCGCCGTCGGTGGCTCCGGTGCGTGGGCAGAAGATCTCGATGGACGCTTACAAGGGCAGGAAAGGCATCCTGGCGCTGAAGATTCACTATGCGCCTCGCCCGGGAGAGAATACGGCGGCGGCAGGGCATATCGACCTTTGGGATGGGACGCAGTTTGCGGGGGAATACAGCCAGCAGGGACAGGAACAGGACGACTTCGACGTGGCAGAGGATGCGGTGTTGTGGTTTGCCACCGACTGAAGGATGACGGTTTGGGTTGAGTTCGGTGGAACCCATGTCTCAGAAGCGAGACATGGGG is a window of Granulicella tundricola MP5ACTX9 DNA encoding:
- a CDS encoding type VI secretion system amidase effector protein Tae4 → MMANPAPHVYKTLPSFSQMLSNYPHEGGPEVPKTLIGGDVNAAWITDTCAIRMSRALNYSGFPIPAQGHSKMYVVKGGDGMWYAIRVAELKAWLQAKLGPPSVAPVRGQKISMDAYKGRKGILALKIHYAPRPGENTAAAGHIDLWDGTQFAGEYSQQGQEQDDFDVAEDAVLWFATD